Proteins encoded in a region of the Haloarchaeobius salinus genome:
- a CDS encoding ATP-binding protein, with protein sequence MTDLGDFGDFDGGDDGPVSSGGTDGGDDAPPAADDSAGDGGGSAREDEFEPLDVSPRGSDRGIGTIAVSEGLQICEREEDTQLRAYVTTGNRPNVRIGSYLLVPYPDGERLFCRITGLEYAQAFHADDATEIHARRAMRRDGIDEADYKFMATLEPMAVLFEQDGELTRRMVDRVPKPETVVREADDTTEIKTGLKMPEEGVFIGHLSVGGEKVTTNAEPPTIDYRLKDDYDSGDPLVFRHTLVAGGTGSGKTHGAKNILRQYVADERTYPMEDGRSVTPALVMFDPQDEYAQMHDDNPGMTDAFARRLEREGIAHGGVSDTTAFVPKVGQATYAADHHRAEQVEFTVPFSMVRSRPWLVASAGLNDNQYPALKYLLKRFFDQHGNGGTYEEFRRFLDDPALKEELDESGRVHEATFDAVKRRTYGFGDVFDQAARPITELVHEFVRPGGISVVPTYHVNDTRATTTVVLALASLLVDEKLSNDPTHDRIKETPLVLGMDEAHNFLTDADNVQARKVISKFTDAAKQGRKERLGLFLITQDPQDIADPVFKQVNTKVVLNLGDEDAIKSVNIPPNLESKVPYMEKGQMVVYSPDNSEPVECIGLSTCVTEHGR encoded by the coding sequence ATGACCGACCTCGGCGATTTCGGCGACTTCGACGGCGGCGACGACGGGCCCGTGTCGTCGGGCGGGACGGACGGTGGCGACGACGCGCCACCGGCGGCAGACGACTCCGCCGGGGACGGCGGTGGATCCGCCCGAGAAGACGAGTTCGAGCCGCTCGACGTCTCTCCCCGGGGGAGCGACCGCGGCATCGGCACCATCGCGGTCTCCGAGGGCCTGCAGATCTGCGAGCGCGAGGAGGACACCCAGCTCCGGGCGTACGTCACGACGGGCAACCGGCCGAACGTCCGCATTGGCTCCTACCTGCTCGTCCCCTACCCCGACGGCGAGCGGCTGTTCTGTCGCATCACCGGGCTGGAGTACGCACAGGCGTTCCACGCCGACGACGCCACCGAGATCCACGCCCGGCGGGCGATGCGCCGCGACGGCATCGACGAGGCCGACTACAAGTTCATGGCGACGCTGGAGCCGATGGCGGTGCTGTTCGAGCAGGACGGCGAGCTCACCCGCCGGATGGTCGACCGCGTCCCCAAGCCCGAGACCGTCGTCCGCGAGGCCGACGACACCACCGAGATCAAGACGGGGCTGAAGATGCCCGAGGAGGGCGTCTTCATCGGACACCTCTCCGTCGGCGGCGAGAAGGTCACGACCAATGCCGAGCCGCCGACCATCGACTACCGGCTGAAGGACGACTACGACTCCGGTGACCCGCTCGTCTTCCGGCACACCCTCGTCGCCGGCGGCACCGGCTCGGGGAAGACCCACGGCGCGAAGAACATCCTCCGGCAGTACGTCGCCGACGAGCGTACCTACCCCATGGAGGACGGCCGCTCCGTCACCCCGGCGCTGGTCATGTTCGACCCGCAGGACGAGTACGCCCAGATGCACGACGACAACCCGGGGATGACCGACGCGTTCGCCCGCCGGCTCGAACGCGAGGGCATCGCCCACGGCGGCGTCTCGGACACGACGGCGTTCGTCCCGAAGGTCGGGCAGGCGACCTACGCCGCCGACCACCACCGCGCCGAGCAGGTCGAGTTCACGGTGCCGTTCTCGATGGTGCGCTCGCGTCCCTGGCTCGTCGCCAGCGCGGGCCTGAACGACAACCAGTACCCGGCGCTGAAGTACCTCCTCAAACGGTTCTTCGACCAGCACGGGAACGGGGGGACCTACGAGGAGTTCCGCCGGTTCCTCGACGACCCCGCGCTGAAGGAGGAACTGGATGAATCTGGAAGGGTTCACGAGGCCACGTTCGACGCCGTCAAGCGCCGAACGTACGGCTTCGGCGACGTGTTCGACCAGGCCGCCCGGCCCATCACCGAGCTCGTCCACGAGTTCGTCCGCCCCGGCGGTATCTCGGTCGTCCCGACCTACCACGTCAACGACACCCGGGCGACGACGACGGTCGTGCTCGCGCTCGCCAGCCTGCTCGTCGACGAGAAGCTCTCGAACGACCCGACCCACGACCGCATCAAGGAGACGCCGCTCGTCCTCGGCATGGACGAGGCGCACAACTTCCTCACCGACGCCGACAACGTGCAGGCCCGGAAGGTCATCTCGAAGTTCACCGACGCCGCCAAGCAGGGCCGGAAGGAGCGGCTGGGGCTGTTCCTCATCACGCAGGACCCCCAGGACATCGCCGACCCGGTGTTCAAGCAGGTCAACACGAAGGTCGTGCTCAACCTCGGCGACGAGGACGCCATCAAGTCCGTCAACATCCCACCGAACCTGGAGAGCAAGGTGCCCTACATGGAGAAGGGACAGATGGTCGTCTACTCGCCCGACAACTCCGAACCGGTCGAGTGCATCGGGCTGTCGACGTGTGTGACCGAGCACGGGCGATAG
- a CDS encoding PAS domain S-box protein, giving the protein MTGRTIRVLLVAPPGDVRTETVESLPWTVSTAPDPGSALDALDDDVDCVVVTDAIEGDALDLLESVRERWPALPVFLLPEDGDETLASEAVAAGVDGYVPASAGPDVLRERIADVVGCEDSLPVESELDRLRLVYEQAPLAVVEVDADGRITAWNAGAVDLFGYEATEAIGEQVVELLVPPDERGAVRSVSDAALSADGEVPSVNVNRNVTADGEALTCEWYNTTLTDDDGAVLGALSFVQDVSDRVNRRETVESLQAMTSELVGVEEPTRVADFAVEAARSVLDQPYAGVFFYDDTSEMLVPVSVTEAVASHFDEPTMVGRDDGLTWDAFEDRETVVVNESATSQTGMPGSLALESAIIVPLGDHGVLAFGSRTRNAFDRTDVHMATILASTTQAALDRSTRERDLKRHEAIVEAAGDGVFALDESGQFRAVNDVMVEITGYERGDLLGRHVDEVLPREHVERGREEIAALTDGEPDEETRTFEIEFGDEEIVEYEATIAALPRDTSFEGTAVVVRDISERKRMEAELVEQKRKIEALHAIASDLDDCETREEVWTLTVEAAERVLDFDICCVDEVVGEFLRSRALSSEIEPEGYSDRAPITQGLAGKTYRTGESFLIDDVTADNAAEPEDRTYRSLLSVPVGDEGVFQAVSDEVDAFDAADLELTELLLTHVADALERLSFEEELKDERDRFAALFQNVPDPVVYAVHEDGHPKVVEVNDAFEQVFGYDAGEIVGGNLDEFIVPPDRHDESDHFNDQAYRGELVEREVKRRTTDGLRDFLMTVVPVDLDESSPRTFGVYTDITERKERQKRVEILNRVLRHDLRNGMNIIKGSAEMLGDVVDGTAAVGYSETIIDRADDLISLAEKTRAVERTLDRDRAATGPVNVHESVSTSIVRVAEEYPEAEFTTDLPETAQVRADDLLRTAIFHVIENAVEHNDTDTPNVHVSARRGETDPDVLRVSVADDGPGIPSSERALISEEQEITQLRHASGLGLWLVNWVVTQSGGWLSFEDNEPRGTVVTLHVPLAMSSASEGTDGVTENETTPAE; this is encoded by the coding sequence ATGACCGGACGTACGATACGCGTCCTGCTCGTCGCTCCCCCCGGCGACGTGCGGACGGAGACGGTGGAGTCGCTTCCATGGACGGTGAGCACAGCGCCCGACCCCGGGTCGGCCCTCGACGCGCTCGACGATGACGTCGACTGCGTCGTGGTGACGGACGCCATCGAGGGCGACGCGCTCGACCTGCTCGAGTCGGTCCGCGAGCGGTGGCCGGCGCTGCCCGTCTTCCTCCTCCCCGAGGACGGCGACGAGACGCTGGCGAGCGAGGCGGTCGCGGCCGGCGTCGACGGCTACGTTCCCGCCTCGGCTGGGCCCGACGTCCTCCGCGAGCGCATCGCCGACGTCGTCGGGTGCGAGGACAGCCTGCCCGTCGAAAGCGAGCTCGACCGGCTCCGGCTCGTCTACGAGCAGGCACCACTCGCCGTCGTCGAGGTCGACGCCGACGGGCGCATCACCGCCTGGAACGCCGGCGCGGTCGACCTGTTCGGCTACGAGGCGACCGAGGCCATCGGCGAGCAGGTCGTCGAGCTGCTCGTCCCGCCCGACGAACGGGGGGCCGTCCGCTCGGTCTCCGACGCCGCGCTCTCGGCCGACGGCGAGGTGCCGTCGGTCAACGTGAACCGGAACGTCACCGCCGACGGCGAGGCGCTGACCTGCGAGTGGTACAACACGACGCTGACCGACGACGACGGGGCGGTCCTCGGCGCGCTCTCGTTCGTGCAGGACGTGAGCGACCGCGTGAACCGCCGCGAGACCGTCGAGTCGCTCCAGGCGATGACGAGCGAGCTCGTCGGTGTCGAGGAGCCGACCCGCGTCGCCGACTTCGCGGTCGAGGCCGCACGGAGCGTCCTCGATCAACCCTACGCCGGCGTGTTCTTCTACGACGACACAAGCGAGATGCTCGTGCCGGTCTCGGTCACCGAAGCGGTCGCCAGCCACTTCGACGAGCCGACCATGGTCGGCCGGGACGACGGCCTCACGTGGGACGCGTTCGAAGACCGTGAGACGGTCGTCGTCAACGAGTCGGCGACCTCCCAGACCGGGATGCCGGGCTCGCTGGCGCTCGAGAGCGCCATCATCGTTCCGCTCGGCGACCACGGCGTCCTCGCCTTCGGTTCCCGGACGCGCAACGCCTTCGACCGGACCGACGTGCACATGGCGACGATCCTCGCATCGACGACGCAGGCCGCCCTCGACCGGAGCACCCGCGAGCGCGACCTCAAACGGCACGAAGCCATCGTCGAGGCGGCCGGCGATGGCGTGTTCGCACTCGACGAGTCCGGGCAGTTCCGCGCTGTCAACGACGTGATGGTCGAGATCACCGGCTACGAGCGCGGCGACCTCCTCGGCCGCCACGTCGACGAGGTCCTGCCCCGCGAGCACGTCGAGCGCGGCCGCGAGGAGATCGCGGCGCTGACGGACGGCGAGCCCGACGAGGAGACGCGCACGTTCGAGATCGAGTTCGGCGACGAGGAGATCGTCGAGTACGAGGCGACAATCGCCGCGCTCCCACGGGACACGAGCTTCGAGGGCACTGCCGTCGTGGTGCGCGACATCTCCGAACGCAAGCGCATGGAGGCCGAGCTCGTCGAGCAGAAGCGCAAGATAGAGGCGCTGCACGCCATCGCCTCCGACCTGGACGACTGCGAGACCCGCGAGGAGGTCTGGACGCTGACCGTCGAGGCGGCAGAGCGCGTCCTCGACTTCGACATCTGCTGTGTCGACGAGGTCGTCGGCGAGTTCCTCCGCTCTCGGGCGCTCTCCTCGGAGATCGAGCCGGAGGGCTACAGCGACCGCGCCCCGATAACCCAGGGGCTCGCGGGGAAGACCTACCGCACCGGCGAGTCGTTCCTCATCGACGACGTGACCGCCGACAACGCGGCCGAGCCGGAGGACCGGACGTACCGCTCGCTGCTCTCCGTGCCCGTCGGCGACGAGGGGGTCTTCCAGGCCGTCTCCGACGAGGTCGACGCCTTCGACGCGGCCGACCTCGAGCTCACGGAGCTGCTGCTGACCCACGTCGCGGACGCGCTCGAACGGCTCTCGTTCGAGGAGGAGCTCAAGGACGAGCGCGACCGCTTCGCCGCGCTGTTCCAGAACGTCCCCGACCCCGTCGTCTACGCGGTCCACGAGGACGGTCACCCGAAGGTCGTCGAGGTCAACGACGCGTTCGAGCAGGTGTTCGGCTACGACGCCGGGGAGATCGTCGGCGGCAACCTCGACGAGTTCATCGTGCCACCGGACCGGCACGACGAGAGCGACCACTTCAACGACCAGGCGTACCGGGGCGAGCTCGTCGAGCGCGAGGTGAAACGACGGACGACGGACGGCCTGCGCGACTTCCTGATGACCGTCGTCCCGGTCGACCTCGACGAGTCGTCCCCGCGCACCTTCGGCGTCTACACCGACATCACGGAGCGCAAGGAGCGCCAGAAGCGCGTCGAGATCCTCAACCGCGTGCTCCGACACGACCTGCGCAACGGGATGAACATCATCAAGGGCTCGGCGGAGATGCTCGGCGACGTCGTCGACGGCACCGCCGCGGTCGGCTACTCGGAGACCATCATCGACCGCGCGGACGACCTCATCAGCCTCGCGGAGAAGACCCGGGCCGTCGAGCGCACGCTCGACCGCGACCGCGCGGCGACCGGCCCGGTGAACGTCCACGAGAGCGTCAGCACCTCCATCGTACGGGTCGCCGAGGAGTATCCGGAGGCGGAGTTCACGACCGACCTGCCGGAGACGGCGCAGGTCCGCGCCGACGACCTGCTCCGGACCGCCATCTTCCACGTCATCGAGAACGCCGTCGAGCATAACGACACCGACACGCCGAACGTCCACGTGAGCGCCCGCCGTGGCGAGACGGACCCCGACGTGCTGCGGGTGTCGGTCGCCGACGACGGCCCCGGCATCCCGTCCTCGGAGCGCGCGCTCATCTCGGAGGAGCAGGAGATCACCCAGCTCAGGCACGCCAGCGGGCTCGGCCTCTGGCTGGTCAACTGGGTCGTCACGCAGTCGGGTGGCTGGCTCAGCTTCGAGGACAACGAGCCCCGTGGCACCGTCGTCACGCTGCACGTGCCGCTGGCGATGTCGTCTGCGTCGGAGGGGACGGACGGGGTGACCGAGAACGAGACGACGCCCGCGGAGTGA
- the purS gene encoding phosphoribosylformylglycinamidine synthase subunit PurS, with protein MSAYTATVTVRLKQGVLDPEAETTKRALERLGFELSGLRSADRFEVDLDATDEDAARERAAEMAERLLANPTIHDYDVEVAPRE; from the coding sequence ATGAGCGCCTACACCGCCACGGTGACCGTCCGACTCAAGCAGGGAGTCCTCGACCCCGAGGCCGAGACGACCAAGCGCGCGCTGGAGCGTCTCGGCTTCGAGCTCTCGGGGCTGCGCTCGGCCGACCGCTTCGAGGTCGACCTCGACGCCACAGACGAGGATGCGGCCCGCGAGCGCGCCGCCGAGATGGCAGAGCGCCTGCTCGCGAACCCGACCATCCACGACTACGACGTGGAGGTCGCCCCGCGCGAATGA
- a CDS encoding winged helix-turn-helix domain-containing protein → MYDPSATDEPEFQAVVDALDDEDCHAIIEALDEPMTASELSDECEIPLSTTYRKLERLTESSLLVEETQLRPDGRHTSQYRVNFEDVTIMLAEDNSLELRIARPPETPDERLASMWEEVRKET, encoded by the coding sequence ATGTACGACCCGTCCGCGACGGACGAACCGGAGTTCCAGGCGGTCGTCGACGCCCTCGACGACGAGGACTGTCACGCGATCATCGAGGCGCTCGACGAGCCGATGACCGCCAGTGAACTCTCCGACGAGTGCGAGATCCCGCTCTCGACGACCTACCGGAAGCTCGAACGGCTCACCGAGTCGTCGCTGCTCGTCGAGGAGACCCAGCTCCGTCCGGACGGCCGTCACACGTCGCAGTACCGGGTCAACTTCGAGGACGTCACAATCATGCTCGCCGAGGACAACTCGCTCGAACTACGTATCGCTCGCCCCCCCGAGACGCCGGACGAACGCCTCGCTTCGATGTGGGAGGAGGTGCGCAAGGAGACATGA
- a CDS encoding DNA double-strand break repair nuclease NurA, whose amino-acid sequence MTLDPVHFDGIAELARRIRYDVDESDHREFAETVWNGFLDPLVHDGRTVLEPLDGLARHTAPVEDVALTGTAFETVHGLDSGTINPTTFTNGLVLDIAQAAMSSTPSELDLHRARTLVMTVHTNDATVDVDEADWEEGDEGFIRSQIRHAPHVNRFEEGVVHALALYLAESSHALEHAAEVDDLLVLDGPLYPKGLLKWADRHPELATLLAEEDQPREVVANYVELVETFVDRDVPLVGFVKNPASKVVTQVVRQQGGQAPWVDDAAFFSRVLERREPDDTGEYERDTGRLTCTNWFRSRGGVDRPLSTDGDALGVERRLDDADYEVTFCMVYDPREDVVYRLEAPHAFTKDADLREDLRLFAMQEVAAESGPPRAVSKADELARISRDEKRALRETLEESFDARRARNYDDVRWGG is encoded by the coding sequence ATGACGCTCGACCCGGTGCACTTCGACGGCATCGCGGAGCTTGCCCGCCGCATCCGGTACGACGTCGACGAGTCGGACCACCGGGAGTTCGCCGAGACGGTCTGGAACGGGTTCCTGGACCCGCTGGTCCACGACGGCCGGACGGTGCTCGAACCGCTCGACGGGCTGGCGCGACACACCGCACCGGTGGAGGACGTGGCGCTGACCGGGACGGCGTTCGAGACGGTCCACGGGCTCGACTCCGGCACCATCAACCCGACGACGTTCACGAACGGGCTGGTGCTCGACATCGCGCAGGCCGCGATGTCGTCGACGCCGTCGGAGCTCGACCTGCACCGGGCGCGCACGCTCGTGATGACCGTCCACACGAACGACGCGACGGTCGACGTGGACGAGGCCGACTGGGAGGAGGGAGACGAGGGGTTCATCCGGTCGCAGATCCGCCACGCGCCACACGTCAACCGGTTCGAGGAGGGCGTCGTCCACGCGCTGGCGCTCTACCTCGCGGAGTCGAGCCACGCGCTCGAACACGCGGCCGAGGTGGACGACCTGCTCGTGCTCGACGGGCCGCTCTACCCGAAGGGGCTGCTGAAGTGGGCAGACCGCCACCCGGAGCTGGCGACCCTGCTGGCCGAGGAGGACCAGCCCCGCGAGGTCGTCGCGAACTACGTCGAACTCGTGGAGACGTTCGTCGACCGCGACGTGCCGCTCGTCGGCTTCGTGAAGAACCCCGCCTCGAAGGTCGTCACGCAGGTCGTCCGGCAGCAGGGCGGGCAGGCCCCCTGGGTCGACGACGCCGCGTTCTTCTCGCGGGTGCTCGAACGCCGCGAGCCCGACGACACCGGCGAGTACGAGCGCGACACGGGCCGGCTCACCTGCACGAACTGGTTCCGGTCGCGGGGCGGCGTCGACCGTCCGCTCTCGACCGACGGCGATGCCCTCGGCGTGGAGCGGCGGCTCGACGACGCCGACTACGAGGTCACGTTCTGCATGGTGTACGACCCCCGCGAGGACGTCGTCTACCGGCTCGAAGCGCCCCACGCGTTCACGAAGGACGCGGACCTGCGTGAGGACCTACGACTCTTTGCGATGCAGGAGGTCGCCGCCGAGTCGGGCCCACCCCGCGCGGTCTCGAAGGCCGACGAGCTCGCGCGCATCAGCCGCGACGAGAAGCGCGCGCTCCGGGAGACGCTGGAGGAGAGCTTCGACGCCCGGCGCGCCCGGAACTACGACGACGTGCGCTGGGGCGGCTGA
- a CDS encoding DUF7521 family protein — protein sequence MSHLSALVIAFKTLALVFGGLITYFAAKAYRRTGSSALRALAVGFGFVTVGAMLAGAADQFIMGPDDRSVALAIESLLTTAGFGVILYSLYAD from the coding sequence ATGAGTCACCTCTCCGCACTCGTCATCGCGTTCAAGACGCTCGCGCTCGTCTTCGGCGGCCTCATCACCTACTTCGCGGCGAAGGCGTACCGCCGGACCGGCTCGTCCGCGCTGCGCGCGCTGGCGGTCGGCTTCGGCTTCGTCACCGTCGGTGCCATGCTGGCCGGCGCGGCCGACCAGTTCATCATGGGCCCCGACGACCGCTCCGTCGCACTGGCCATCGAGAGCCTGCTGACCACCGCCGGCTTCGGCGTCATCCTCTACTCGCTGTACGCGGACTGA
- a CDS encoding archaeosine biosynthesis radical SAM protein RaSEA: MSKPSPEVYEQGKGMDAHNQVMRRIRAEKEETYDPHEPTRVWIDEDNTPGGVFQSLTIILNTGGCRWARAGGCTMCGYVAESVEGGSVSHEALLDQIQVCLDHEKENADEKSGLVKIYTSGSFLDEREVPGETRRAIADTFADRERMVVESLPDFVDREKIEEFTGHGLDTDVAIGLETVTDRVRHDCVNKYFDFADFEDACAEAVAADEGSADDEGDAGVKAYLLMKPPFLSEPEALEDMKSSVRRCSEVDGCHTVSMNPCNVQRYTMVDELFFRGGYRPPWLWSVADVLESTADCDAIVVSDPVGHGSDRGAHNCGDCDDRVQTAIKDFDVRQDPSVFEQVSCDCELTWEAVVERETSYNMPLAR; encoded by the coding sequence ATGAGCAAGCCCAGCCCCGAGGTCTACGAGCAGGGGAAGGGGATGGACGCGCACAACCAGGTGATGCGTCGCATCCGAGCGGAGAAGGAGGAGACGTACGACCCCCACGAGCCGACGCGGGTGTGGATAGACGAGGACAACACGCCCGGCGGCGTCTTCCAGAGCCTGACAATCATCCTGAACACCGGCGGCTGCCGGTGGGCCCGCGCCGGCGGCTGTACGATGTGTGGCTACGTCGCCGAGTCGGTCGAGGGCGGCTCGGTGAGCCACGAGGCGCTGCTGGACCAGATACAGGTCTGTCTCGACCACGAGAAAGAGAACGCCGACGAGAAGAGCGGCCTCGTGAAGATATACACCTCCGGGAGCTTCCTCGACGAGCGCGAGGTCCCGGGCGAGACTCGTCGCGCTATCGCCGACACCTTCGCGGACCGCGAGCGCATGGTCGTCGAGTCGCTGCCCGACTTCGTCGACAGGGAGAAGATCGAGGAGTTCACCGGCCACGGGCTGGACACCGACGTCGCCATCGGGCTGGAGACGGTGACCGACCGCGTGCGCCACGACTGCGTGAACAAGTACTTCGACTTCGCCGACTTCGAGGACGCCTGCGCGGAGGCCGTCGCGGCCGACGAGGGGAGCGCCGACGACGAGGGCGACGCCGGCGTGAAGGCGTACCTGCTGATGAAGCCGCCGTTCCTCTCGGAGCCGGAGGCGCTCGAGGATATGAAGTCCTCCGTGCGTCGCTGCAGCGAGGTCGACGGCTGCCACACCGTCTCGATGAACCCCTGCAACGTCCAGCGCTACACGATGGTCGACGAGCTGTTCTTCCGCGGCGGCTACCGCCCGCCGTGGCTCTGGTCGGTCGCCGACGTGCTGGAGTCGACCGCCGACTGCGACGCCATCGTCGTCTCGGACCCCGTCGGCCACGGCTCCGACAGGGGCGCACACAACTGCGGCGACTGCGACGACCGCGTCCAGACCGCCATCAAGGACTTCGACGTGCGACAGGACCCGTCGGTGTTCGAGCAGGTGTCCTGCGACTGCGAGCTGACGTGGGAGGCCGTCGTGGAGCGCGAGACCAGCTACAACATGCCGCTCGCGCGGTAG
- the purQ gene encoding phosphoribosylformylglycinamidine synthase I — protein MTVSVVRFGGSNCDRDALRALTDLGIDAEIVWHEDGLPADTTGVMLPGGFSYGDYLRAGAMAARSPVMDEVRELASEGVPVLGVCNGAQVGCESGLTEGAFTTNASARFQCEHVHVRVERADTPWTAGYEQGEVIELPIAHGEGRYEISEDRLTQLETQDRVLFRYCDADGSLTDEANPNGSKHNVAGVVGERDSVAVLMPHPERAALADVGDTDGRPLLRGFAAE, from the coding sequence ATGACGGTCTCGGTCGTCCGCTTCGGCGGCTCGAACTGCGACCGCGACGCCCTGCGTGCCCTCACCGACCTCGGTATCGACGCCGAGATCGTCTGGCACGAGGACGGCCTCCCCGCGGACACGACGGGCGTGATGCTCCCCGGCGGCTTCTCCTACGGGGACTACCTCCGCGCCGGCGCGATGGCCGCCCGCTCGCCCGTCATGGACGAGGTGCGCGAGCTGGCGAGCGAGGGCGTCCCCGTCCTCGGCGTCTGCAACGGCGCACAGGTCGGCTGCGAGTCCGGCCTCACGGAGGGGGCGTTCACCACGAACGCGAGCGCCCGCTTCCAGTGCGAGCACGTCCACGTCCGCGTCGAGCGCGCCGACACGCCCTGGACCGCCGGCTACGAGCAGGGCGAGGTCATCGAGCTCCCTATCGCTCACGGCGAAGGCCGCTACGAGATCAGCGAGGACCGCCTCACGCAGCTCGAGACCCAGGACCGGGTGCTGTTCCGCTACTGCGACGCCGACGGGAGCCTCACCGACGAGGCGAACCCGAACGGCTCGAAGCACAACGTCGCCGGCGTCGTCGGCGAGCGCGACTCCGTGGCCGTGCTGATGCCCCACCCGGAGCGCGCCGCGCTCGCCGACGTCGGCGACACGGACGGTCGGCCGCTCCTGCGTGGATTCGCCGCCGAGTAG
- a CDS encoding DUF7113 family protein yields MLLVRGSAAGTDLTGTIYERGEEAPQFRGAPDEDAPYVWVCDEFYAVESGGTAQQVDGETVNVAFESPMPRGFETKEQAVAAAEEHVRTQFARIGVDPADVEVTTTKAEPA; encoded by the coding sequence ATGTTGCTCGTACGCGGAAGTGCGGCCGGCACCGACCTGACGGGGACCATCTACGAACGCGGCGAGGAGGCCCCGCAGTTCCGGGGTGCCCCCGACGAGGACGCGCCGTACGTCTGGGTCTGCGACGAGTTCTACGCGGTCGAGAGTGGCGGGACCGCACAGCAGGTCGACGGCGAGACGGTCAACGTGGCCTTCGAGTCGCCGATGCCGCGCGGCTTCGAGACGAAGGAGCAGGCCGTCGCGGCGGCCGAGGAGCACGTCCGCACGCAGTTCGCCCGCATCGGCGTCGACCCCGCCGACGTCGAGGTGACGACGACGAAGGCCGAACCGGCCTGA
- the thiL gene encoding thiamine-phosphate kinase encodes MNERAALSLVGGLVDHAGDDAAVVDGTVVTTDMLHDRTDFPAGTTRYTAGWRAVGASLSDVAATGAAATAAVAVYAAPAFTEPELRDFLRGATDVCEAVDAEYVGGDLDTHQEFTVATTALGRTDDPVGRDGAEPGDRLCVTGTLGRSGAALRLFEAGETERANELFRFEPRVAAGLALAEHATAMMDSSDGLARSCHQLAEASGCGLALDGEAVPVDDVVREVAGSEETVRELGWFFGEDFELVCTVPEERVGDARDDCPIPLSVVGEVTAGDDGDVFVTVDGERLPDRGFTHGE; translated from the coding sequence ATGAACGAACGGGCGGCGCTCTCGCTCGTCGGCGGCCTCGTCGACCACGCGGGGGACGACGCGGCGGTCGTCGACGGGACGGTCGTGACGACGGACATGCTCCACGACCGGACGGACTTCCCGGCGGGGACGACGCGGTACACGGCGGGCTGGCGGGCGGTCGGCGCGTCGCTGTCGGACGTGGCGGCGACGGGGGCGGCGGCGACGGCGGCGGTGGCGGTGTACGCGGCACCGGCGTTCACGGAGCCCGAACTCCGCGACTTCCTGCGGGGTGCGACGGACGTCTGCGAGGCGGTCGACGCGGAGTACGTCGGCGGCGACCTCGACACGCACCAGGAGTTCACGGTGGCGACGACGGCGCTCGGGCGGACGGACGACCCGGTGGGTCGGGACGGCGCGGAACCGGGCGACCGGCTCTGCGTGACCGGGACGCTGGGGCGGAGCGGTGCGGCGCTGCGGCTGTTCGAGGCGGGCGAGACGGAGCGCGCGAACGAGCTGTTCCGGTTCGAGCCGCGCGTGGCGGCGGGGCTGGCGCTGGCCGAGCACGCGACGGCGATGATGGACTCGAGCGACGGGCTGGCACGCTCCTGTCACCAGCTCGCGGAGGCGAGCGGCTGCGGGTTGGCGCTCGACGGCGAGGCGGTGCCGGTCGACGACGTGGTGCGCGAGGTCGCCGGGAGCGAGGAGACGGTCCGCGAACTGGGCTGGTTCTTCGGCGAGGACTTCGAGCTGGTCTGTACCGTCCCAGAGGAGCGGGTCGGGGACGCCCGTGACGACTGCCCGATTCCACTGTCGGTCGTCGGCGAGGTCACCGCGGGCGACGACGGCGACGTGTTCGTCACCGTCGACGGGGAGCGGCTGCCGGACCGCGGGTTCACCCACGGCGAGTGA